The sequence CGTTATCATACAAGGATACCCCGCAGTCATCATCCACGTGTCCCAGAGCTAGCACACAAGCCACAGGGACTCTAGCTGAGGCGAACAACGACGATCCGCAGCCTGCCACCAGCGTTGAAGCCCCGAGGCGCAAGCGTGGCAGACCAAGGCTGTACTCTCCAACGAATGAGGGACAAGATTCCAATGTCCTCCCAGTCCATTTTTCCTCCGCTCGCAAGTTCCATCTTGAGAGGAATCGTATTGCAGCCAATAAGTCTCGCCAACGCAGGAAAGAACTCGTTGCGGATCTGACGACCAATGCCTCAGACTTGGCTTCAAAGAACACGGCACTAAAAGCGGGGGAAACCCTCTTACGCGAGCAAGTGCTGAATCTCAAAAACGAGTTGTTACGCCACGCCAGATGTGGGTCATGGTAATCGACCAATACATCGCGCGTAGCGCAGGCGATTTGCTTGGTGTAAAAGCACCAATACAGATGCCAGCGCCGACAGGCTTGGGCATAGCCTCACAACCCACTGTCCTTGCCAACGATACGGAGAAACCCACCTCAAAAATCACCACATCATCGGTGGCTAGCCAAGCAATCACGGACATCCAAGTCAATTTGGACAACGATGAAGTTCTTTGGCTCTTTCATGACGATGAAGCTATGAAAAACTGGCATGTTAGGCAAAGAAAAAATTGTTCCGTGCTTAGTAGGTAGGCAAGGCGTATTACACAAAGAAATAAGATATCAGTGACACCTGCGGCTCGCGATGTTGATTTGAGCATCTTGGATATAGGACCCAAAAGAATCTTTTCCTCAAGAGTCATAGCACCTTGGATACTAATGCGCAGACATGTGGCAGTCTGACAGTGGGTACGAAACGCCAAACCCAACATCGCTCTCCACCAATATGCGGCTGCATCGTTACGCGTAAATATATACGGTAGCCTCACGCTACCCATGACACAGTGAGCATCCAATGATAGTGCCACGTAGCAAACGGCGGCCTTGGTTTTAATTGCTGCTCAAATGTATGGGCCTACTAAAATCTGGAGCGATGATCTATCAACCGAGATTATGAACACGGGCAGGTAGGTAAGTGGCTAGCTTTCTGTGGTTGTCACGTTTTGCCCTGCATGCTGTTATTTTACCTGTCACTTTCACTGTTCACTAGCTATAGCTGGCTAGTCAGAACCGCTCGCTTATCCATAACGTATTTTCGATTGTAACAGTGCAGAATTTGGGGCGGGTGCATACATTCTTTCAGGCACCTGTCGCACCGGAATATTGCCTATAATGTAGCACTAAATTGTGGTATTGTTGTACTGGTATAACTACTCTTTTTTTTTGGCTGCAACAGCACCAATTCATGGTGAACTCCTGTCTGTTTGAGACCCCCCAAATATATATACAAATGTAGATAAAATCGCTTCCAATCTCGCAGCCGCGGGCCATCAAGTCTCACCATACTGTTGGGTTGTGGGCATTTAGGTACGGTGATAGAGGGGTAGTACCGTTCAGGGCCAATTTGATGGCCTGGGCGAAAGCTTGCGCGGACAGATCTGCTCCTTTGGGACTCGTATGTGTGTGGTCCTTAGGGTACAACGCGTTCGTTGCCGACGAGCCAAGCTTCTTGTACATGTTGGCAACGGCTTGAAAATGATCCACAAAGCTTGCGCCCACGCCAACTTCCTTAGCGGCTTGCGCAGCGTACGACACGAACCTTGGTGCTGTCACAGAGTACACTCCACCCTCCCAAAGGTTGTTAGGTGTCTGACTGCTAAACACGACCTTCGCTCCCTTGGCGATGAATGTCTTAGCCGCAGCTTTGACATAGTGATCAAATGTGTAGACGGTTGACCCGTCGAGACCGGACTTGCAAGTTGTTTCGCCAGTTCCAGGGCAGTCACTGCGTTTGTTGTCTGAAGCCGAGCTAGGGGTTCCGCCATCGTTATGGCCAAATTCGATTACCACAATGTCTCCAGCTTTGACAAGGTTGGCGATTGCTGTGAAACGGCCTTCATGGGTGTAGCTGCGCGCTGAACGGCCACCCATTGCTTTATTTACCACAGGTACGCTCACGTATTTGGAGAGGTACTGCCCCCATCCTGTTATGATTAATATCCTGATTGTGTTCAACATGTAAAGGGTCCTCTACCATCTGTCAATCCATTATTGGCACCCTTGGCGGCCATGGTGCTATCACCAGCGGTGTAGATCGTTGGAGCGGCCCGCGTGTCAAGACTTCCTGGAAGAGCGAGCGCGCCGAGCTCTAGGAAGGCGACAGGAATAAGGACGTTGAGCTTCATCGTGAGGTATGACTGGttgtgtggtggtggtagatCGACAAGATGCGAAAATGCTTAGCAGTCGACAAGCCTAGATGTATATTCGACGACCAATGACAGTATAATCAGAAGTCATATGAACCATGTTGACCGACAGTTGGTCTGGACGAATATTGGGTATGGACAGAAAACGGGGATATTTCTCCACGGTCCGTTGTTTCGAGTTGAGAGCCCTCAGCGCAAGCAAATTGGCGCTTGCCACTTTACAATATGCGGTTGCAAGAACCAAACGGAACAGGCGGAGTTCGAGACTCGCACAAAGCTAAGCTACAGTGTCTGTGCAGCCAGAGCACGTGGAGCCTCCACATGTCGCATCCGGGGACACGTTCGCATGTTCGGCTAGACCAGTAGTGCCGGAATTGCAGGACAAACCCACTTAGGGTAACACTTTAGTGCATGTAGAATACTTAACAGCAGGCATTGTGAGATGAAGTAGACGGGAATCTGTTCAACTGAACCTGCAATAGTTACAATGCCATCCCTGACCGGCGAATAACCCACGGGTCTGGCCTCACATATTCGGCGGGCTCGTGTTCTTTCAGGAGTTTAATGCTGGAGGTAACTTCGCAGAGTGGAGTCTCGAACTTTCGAACTCTGGCTCAGAGTATAGAGGATGACCAACAAAGGGGGAAAGCTTCGGATTCGGACGCTCTGCAATGTCGTCGACAAGGACCTTTGGCACGTCCTCTAAGACGGTCCAGCAAAGCCAGTCAGATCCTTCACTCACGGGCATATCCTTGAGACTGGTAGCTGCGGTCAGTTGCCCGAATTTGCGTGACGTGCGAACGGTCGATGGCTGACAAGCTGGAGACGTAAAGCTGGGAGCGAGGGTGGCGAAATTTCCAACGTCCGTGCGTTTGACGCTGGGATTCGCATAATGCCCTAATTTAACAAGAAAGCCTAGTCTTACCGAAAGGCTTAACTCATTACACAGTCGGCGGGTGGCGTTGCACTCACAGACGGGCTCAGCGACAGACGGCTCTATCGGATAATGTAAAAAACAGCGGATGCATCTCATCTTGGGCCCTGTTTACTTTCGCCGATTTGTGCGCCGATTTTGCCTGGATGTGTTGAAAATCGGCGGATTTCCGTGTTGAAAATCAGCCAACCCAGGACTGTTTACTTTTAACCTCTAATTTTcgatagttaaggcgttttactagtaaataaGGTTTAGAGCTCCTGTAAGTGTTAAAGAAGGGGATAGTGCACTAGACTGCTAATTTCTCTTACACAAaaaagcctatattaaatataagaCCTTTTAACCTCTGTATTTAACACAGGACTTTCTGTATTTGCACACGTAACTAATCTTAGCAAATTAGCAAAAGTAAACAGCCCCCTATCTACTAatttatagctgctaagtaCATGCTACTGCAACCCCCTGTCTGGTTTTAACGCCGCGCAACGCTACCTAACACAGAAATCGGTGCACAAATCGGCGAAAGTAAACAGGGTCTTGACCACAATCCTATGGAGCACCAAACGTTCGGTGCCTAGGACACTGCCTTTTCGGTGCTGGGTACACCGATTTTTGACTAGTTACGCCGAACTGAATACACCTCTAATTGGCTGGTAGATCTGCTGCTATTTTATATCAGTGCTGGGAAACCTCTAGTAGCACTTGATTATGTCTACCTttccctctctctctaccTCCTAGACAGCCTCTGCACGCCCCCTGGCACGTAATAGACTTATCTACGTGCGGGTAGACTTTAGCCAAATTGCCTAAATCTGACATAATTGAGGTTGTAGTGTAGGTGGTCAGGGGGTGAGAGAGTACCTGTTAAGTGCCAGGAGTAAAGGAGTATTCTCCGGGTGGCAAGAACACTAAAGTTACATCTAATAAGCGGATAGCAGCGGAAAAGGTCAGCCTTACATTGCACTAACACGGTTAGTGCTCTAAGCACTAAAAAATGCCTGTTTGGTGTCCTGGAAACCGACCATACTCTATAGAGAAGCCCCTCGATCAGTGCAAACATAGTGGCACCGGCTATCTTGACCACGCCTCACTGGGTAGGGGGTGCGTGCAGCGCAGAAGTGCTAAGTCGGTAGTCAGACGCTACGTGGCTGGATATATTGATACAGAAACATCTTCTGAACGTTTTGAGAAGGATTCGTAGTAATCTTAAATACAGTGACGCCCAGTCTACATTAGTTCCTCTTGCCATACTCAGTCGTGTAGATCGGATAGTTCCACTGTTCTCTATGCTCCAGCCAAGTCGTGTGTGAACACGAGACGATGCTTCCGAGGCGAGTTCATCATCCATGATGTGATACAGAGGCGTCTCTTTACCGTTGATGGTTGCCATCATATTGGGATCTGCTTCTAGTAAGACAGCTAGCCTCCTCCCCATTGCAGGATCTCTCTTGGCTTATTGTTTACTCGCGTTGCTTTGCACGTTTCCGCAATTGAACAGACGCCAAGCGCAATGGAACCATGCTCAGTTGCCAGAACTGACCGCACCTTCTCAAGCGAAAGCCCTTGTGTTATGTGCATGTTAATGATCGAATTCTTGTAGGGTTCCCAATCGTCTTCTTTCAAAGTTGGCGCTTTAGCTTTCCGCCGTTTTCGCATTGTTTCACTAGGTCCTTCAGTGTGTGTAGTTTCATGACGTGGTACTAAGCCTTTGGGGTGGGTGGACATCGCGAAATCGAAGCTGGGGGGAAAATTGATTCTTTTTTCATGTACACAGCTGTTCTGCGGCCGTAACCAGGAATCGACGTGTGTGGGCTGCTGAGCGCTTGAGAATGTAGAGAACAAGTGCGGTAAAGGAGGGTTATGAAACAAGGCCAAGTGAACACCACGTGTAAACTAGCTGACGACAGGGGCTGTGTAGGACCAGGTTGCGGTTGGCTAAGCAAAGGTATTATTTCTACGATTGGACGTACATATGTGTAATTTGTGTAATTGGTTAAGCAAATCTACAATTCCTGTACCAGCTGAACAAATCACTAATCTTTGTAGCCAGTTAAGCAAATTATAATCTTTGGAGGCGGTCAAACAAATGTGCAATCTATAAGCAAGCCGAGCAAGTGTACAGTCTCTGCCTTTGATCGAGCCAATTTCATATTTGCAACTGGTTGAACACATCTACCATCAGagtttatagctatatatttTGTGATGCTCCGTATGCCTCAAATCGAGCCAACCTCCTACTTTCTACCAGACATAGTACCACCGCAGACCCACAAGCAAACACAAGCCATGTCCGTTGAGCAGTCGCCGCGATCGTCTTTGGAATCCTTCGGCTCAACGTCGCGCTGATCACTCTGTGGCAGTAATGTCAGTTTTGGCAATTGAACCGTAAGCCTTGTCAATTTCATTTTTGGAAGGGTAGCTGACTTCCTAGTAGGCTTCCGTTTCGAAGCACGCATATACGCAATTTTATGAGACGCATGCTTTAGTTGCTACGATTTGGGCATTCTGGAGCATTTGTTGGGAAAGAATGTGTGTAATGCTGTCTGCAAGGTCCCTGGCACAGATTGTTTAGATTATGTGCGGGCGTCAAGGTAGATCCCGCGACACACGTCTGAGTTACCAGGCGAATAGCAAATGTGAGTTGGGAAAGAGATGGTCCGGCTGGGTGTGCTGCGCCTCATTGGCCCCTGTCACGCCTGTATGTACTGGTAACGGCAAAGAGCTCTCGATCAGTAAATTCCTAGGCTGCACAGTACCTGCTGTCTTTCTCTGAAAATAGCACAGCCTCGAGCTGTTGACGATCAGCTTCACGGTAGGTCCAAATGCCAACTTTTTGCGATAGTCCTGTTCAAAATTGCAAGACCACAAATCAAATGGGCCATCTCACCACTAAACTCACTGTACGCTGGCAGCAGCCACAGATTTACCGCAGGTAGTTATTTCTCATCAGAAGTTTTACTGAATCTAACGTCTCATTACCTCATTCAACATCAGAACCAGGCTTCAAAGGGCAAATATATGTCCTGATAAGACAGCCTCATGATTGTCACAACCAGCACCAGTATATGCGATCGCAGTCAACCTTTGCAGCCATCAAAGCACAACTGCTGAGGTATTGACTATCGCTCATTCGACTCTTGATCGTCACAGCCTCTTTCATGTCTTCTGGATCCAAGCTAATAAGGCCCAATATTTGCGACAACTCGCTGAGCTCCGAAACATCTTCTGTGGCTACTTCATCGCGCTGCTGTAGGTCCTGTGCTAGGATCCGCGGCGTGGGAGTGTCGCATTTCCTGGGTGAGGGTGGCCGGGTTGAAGAAGGTGatgaaggagaagaaggagaagaaggagaagaaggagaaggagaagaaggagaagaagatctCCAGTCTACAAGAGCCGAGCGAGGGTTCATCGTTGCAGTAGCAAGAGGCACTAGATTCCCGACTGGCGTTTGAAGGACAAGCGTTCGAGGGACAGGCGTTTAATGAAGAGCCCTTCGAGGACCGGATGTTTGATCGGGCGTGCGATCCAGACTCTGAACAGGAGTACCTAATTTAGACAAAGTCCAATATTCCACAACAGAGGGCGTCGCTGTACAGCATCCGTGAAACACAAACCTTACATGGCACAAAGAACCCACAAGCGACTGAAAGAAGAACATAAAGCTCCTATTCCCTAACATCATGTGCTCGCATCCAACGAGCGATCTTCTCTCGCTCCACCTTCTGCTCTCGAACCTTGAAGCGGAGACTAGCTCGATCGACTTGCACCAAGCTACGATACTGCGATTTCCGACAACTGCCTTCATCTCAGTGGTATTGATGTTTTTGTCGAGCTTCCATTTGATGGTTCTTGTGCGGTACTGTCGAGGTCTGGGGATGGTCAGCTCCTCGCCTTATCGCTAGACACGTGGATGGCTTAATCTGCACCGAACCCGCTCTCTCGCTGGAGTATGGTCCGGACTTCTTTAAATGGCATATGCTCTGTGATGTAGAGTTGCATGTAAGGGGCCTAGTCAGCTTCACAGAGAGTCGGCACCTCGGCTTGCGCGCCTCGAAGGGTCGGTCTGAAGGGCCACGTGAAATCATTTGTCGCATGTTGTTGGTGATGAAGCTAAGAAGTGCTTGGTCGTGTTGTTGCTGAGGTGGAGAATGTCGCGGTGGTGGATGTTGCGCGACACTGATTTACGGGTAATTGATTGTGGAAAGAGGTGCTGTTATTAGGAAGGTATGATGCGGTACTCTTGTATGCTAAGCTGTTAAGGCTGTGATGCTCTGCTCTTTAAATGGCCGCAAAACTCCTATTCTGCAGGCCAAATTCTCGCCGGACAGCCTTGCAGTACTCTAGTAAGATCTCTAAGCGTAGAGTATGCTACCTCCACAAAGCAAGGCTTCAACACGACTGTAGTTTAACTGTTATTGTCTAGACCTGCAACAATAGTTTGTGATTGTAGTCGTCGTTGGAACTGTAGTGTAGTGGATAAAATTACAGTAATAAAATTTGAATGTGGAATACTTGCAACTGGACACACACATTCAAAAAATCTCTGCAATTGGCCAAACGAATCAACAATCTTTGCGATGAATTTAAAGAGGAGATGACATCTCCGTCCTCAAACGATAATAGCTAGAGCTGATCAAGATTCCTTGGAGGGTTCACTTTCTTCAGTTCATATTCTTCAAAATGTCAATCTCCATTTCTTGCATCTACCATTGCCCGTAAGGCAGCTTACGTACGAGGTCGGTAAAGCTGATATGGGCGGCAGAGGCTTCTTGAACCTGCGTCTCCAGATTTTGGAGAGTTTCCTGTACTGCCAGAATACGACAGATGAACTTTTCCAGAAGACTAAGATGCTGCTGTAGATGTGCGAGATTCGGATCAGGTTGGGATCGTAGCGCTTAGGACCACTGTGGAAGCTCGGGTAAAATGTGCAAAAGATCTTCCAACGAGTGTAGAAACATTCTGAAGACGCTGATGATCTTGCCTGTTTTACATATTACATCAAGGACTGGTAGGGTACCTAGAATTATGCTGCAGATGGGTCATGTGGCCTTCTTCGTTCTTCGGCACCACATCCGCCATGTCGATAGTATAGTCCAGAGGGCCAACCTCACAACCCTCGTATCGGCCGAGCCTTGTCTGTGCAGCACCGCTGCAGCCTGAGCACAAGTTTGTTGTGGTGGAAGATGAAGTGACTGGAGGCGCACTTATGCTAGCTGGACTCCGCTCTGGAGTGCTGCGCTCGGATACAGTCCGGCACTCCACATCGGGCGGAGATGCTGTTGTTGTCAACAATTGCTGAATGTTGAGTAGGACTGTACATTCACGTGCTGGAAATCTCGGAGCATACAACTCGTTTCCCGAAACGCCGTGGAACCGTATCCAACGTTAGATCCTCTCAGTTTTGACAGGCTTCTTCCTCACCTTGAAAGTAAGGATATTCTGGTCAATACCGACAAGCTTTCTTTGCTGCCACTTCCGGACAGGGGCCATCGTCTCGTTTCGTCTGATGTTTTCTCCAAGCTTCCACTTCCTAATCACTGTCCGGTACTGACTAAGTCTTGATTGATGAGTGCGAGCCGTTCGAACGAGAGCGGATGAGCATACTCGGCATAGAATCCCTTCTCGTCTTGTAGTGAAATTTGTACATCACGAAGCCCTAGACCCTATTGAGCGTACAACTTAAGAGTGCAAGGCTTATAGGGTTCCCAATCGCTGTCACCCAGAGTCGGTGCCTTTGGTTTGCGACGTTTCGTACTCAGATGGTGTACTTCATCCGAACGAATACCCTGGCAACTGAGATATGGTAATCCGCCAGGTTCCTGATTGAGTGGTCCAGTCGCTGTCTCTGAAAAAAGGGAAGTTGGGTCGATTCGAGGGAATGTACAGCTAGCGAGTAACGACGCCGAGGACTCAGCTGTCTCGAACGGCCAATAGCATTGTTGTAGTG is a genomic window of Ascochyta rabiei chromosome 16, complete sequence containing:
- a CDS encoding Rhamnogalacturonan acetylesterase, with product MKLNVLIPVAFLELGALALPGSLDTRAAPTIYTAGDSTMAAKGANNGLTDGWGQYLSKYVSVPVVNKAMGGRSARSYTHEGRFTAIANLVKAGDIVVIEFGHNDGGTPSSASDNKRSDCPGTGETTCKSGLDGSTVYTFDHYVKAAAKTFIAKGAKVVFSSQTPNNLWEGGVYSVTAPRFVSYAAQAAKEVGVGASFVDHFQAVANMYKKLGSSATNALYPKDHTHTSPKGADLSAQAFAQAIKLALNGTTPLSPYLNAHNPTVW